The Alosa sapidissima isolate fAloSap1 chromosome 5, fAloSap1.pri, whole genome shotgun sequence genome has a window encoding:
- the zbtb44 gene encoding zinc finger and BTB domain-containing protein 44 isoform X2: MGIKTFTHNSPNHSQELLDKLNVLRSEGHFCDVTIRVQGQLFLAHKVVLACCSDFLRAKLTGKAGDDDRRGEEERPVLDLHHVTVAGFAPLLEYAYTSTLSISTENIIDVLAAASYMQMFAVANTCSEFMKSSILWNPSSAGASGGASGPGQDRPGPQEAPEGQAGGCLLAPLDALSPSPVSSECSMVERNIPVCRESRRKRKGFASPQPASSSSPQVPNPSPSSSSFPESSAPAVDPTLAFTWTYPFGIDRRFAAEKAKLAEGLLESSSGAGPDPNSRALVEYLACEGARSMGMAGTDSTGGGEEEEEEGVRVKVERLSDEEVHEEASHHPVSASHSSLSDQQTVPGSEHNQEDLLISPQSSSIGSIDEGVTEGLQSIQGTPNTTGHMEEDERLENVQYPYHLYISPSNRPGIKGPARPFQCPTCGVRFTRIQNLKQHMLIHSGIKPFQCDRCGKKFTRAYSLKMHRLKHEVSSSSPST; encoded by the exons ATGGGTATTAAGACCTTTACCCACAATTCCCCCAATCACAGTCAGGAGTTACTGGATAAGTTGAACGTCCTGCGAAGCGAGGGTCATTTCTGCGATGTCACCATCCGCGTCCAGGGCCAGCTTTTCCTGGCTCACAAAGTGGTCCTGGCCTGCTGCAGCGACTTCCTGCGGGCCAAGCTGACTGGGAAGGCCGGCGACGATGACCGtcggggggaggaggagaggcccgTCCTCGACCTGCACCATGTGACGGTGGCGGGCTTCGCGCCCCTCCTGGAGTATGCCTACACCTCCACGCTGTCCATTAGCACTGAGAACATCATCGACGTGCTCGCGGCCGCCAGCTACATGCAGATGTTCGCCGTGGCCAACACCTGCTCGGAGTTCATGAAGTCCAGCATCCTGTGGAACCCCTCGTCCGCGGGAGCCAGCGGCGGGGCTTCGGGGCCCGGCCAGGACCGACCCGGGCCCCAGGAGGCCCCCGAAGGCCAGGCTGGGGGGTGCCTGCTGGCGCCGCTGGACGCGCTGTCGCCCTCGCCCGTGTCCTCCGAGTGCAGCATGGTGGAGCGGAACATTCCGGTGTGCCGCGAGTCGCGTCGCAAGCGCAAGGGCTTCGCCAGCCCCCAGCCGGCATCGTCCTCCTCGCCGCAAGTCCCCAACCCGTCGCCCTCGTCGTCCTCCTTCCCCGAGAGCTCGGCCCCGGCCGTCGACCCGACGCTGGCGTTCACCTGGACATACCCGTTCGGCATCGACCGGCGCTTCGCCGCGGAGAAAGCCAAGCTGGCCGAGGGGCTGCTAGAGTCGTCGTCCGGTGCCGGGCCCGACCCAAACTCCCGGGCGCTGGTGGAGTACCTGGCCTGTGAGGGGGCGCGCAGCATGGGCATGGCAGGCACGGACAGCACTGGCGgcggggaggaggaagaggaggagggcgtGCGGGTGAAGGTGGAGCGTCTGAGCGACGAGGAAGTGCATGAGGAGGCCTCACACCACCCGGTCAGCGCCTCCCACAGCTCACTCAGCGACCAGCAAACCGTCCCGGGCAGTGAGCACAACCAGGAGGACCTCCTTATCAGCCCCCAGTCATCATcaatag gctcCATAGACGAGGGAGTCACAGAGGGCCTGCAGTCCATTCAGGGGACGCCCAACACCACGGGTCACATGGAGGAGGACGAGAG GCTGGAGAACGTCCAGTACCCGTACCATCTCTACATCAGCCCGTCTAACCGGCCCGGCATCAAGGGGCCGGCGCGGCCCTTCCAGTGCCCCACATGCGGGGTCCGATTCACCCGCATCCAGAACCTCAAACAGCACATGCTCATCCACTCTG